From Gemmatimonadaceae bacterium, the proteins below share one genomic window:
- the pckA gene encoding phosphoenolpyruvate carboxykinase (ATP) produces the protein MSSTTAAPVRESSTGLDAQGLTPKGTLHWNLEAPDLVQAAIQRREGELAHMGPFVAVTKPHTGRSPNDKFVVREPACENDVDWGKVNQPISEAHFEALLADVRGYLNGLDDLFIEDLYCGADTAYRLSCRYVTPNAWHANFVRNMFIRPDVSELASFAPNFSILHAPEFQADPAKHGTRTGTFIVLSLSKRMILIGGTRYAGELKKSMFTVMNYLLPKQGVLSMHCSANIGTDGDTALFFGLSGTGKTTLSADPERGLIGDDEHGWSEHGVFNFEGGCYAKVINLSREQEPDIFATTEMFGTILENVVLEPGSKKVDFASQAITENTRASYPLHYIRNHVPSGRGNHPQHVVFLTADAFGVLPPIAKLTAEQAMYYFLSGYTAKLAGTERGVTEPQATFSACFGAVFLVWHPTKYAEMLGELLRKHNSQVWLVNTGWSGGPYGVGSRMKLPYTRAMVRAALAGKLDHVGTVTDPIFGLHLPVHIDGVPNDVLNPRNTWKDSKAYDEQAKKLAGMFRENIKKFGAAVSADILGAGPQG, from the coding sequence ATGTCCTCTACGACCGCCGCGCCCGTGCGCGAAAGCAGCACTGGACTCGACGCCCAGGGCCTGACGCCCAAGGGCACGCTCCACTGGAACCTCGAGGCGCCCGACCTCGTGCAGGCCGCGATCCAGCGCCGCGAGGGCGAGCTCGCCCACATGGGGCCCTTTGTCGCCGTGACGAAGCCGCACACGGGCCGCTCGCCGAACGACAAGTTCGTGGTGCGCGAGCCCGCCTGCGAGAACGACGTGGACTGGGGCAAGGTGAACCAGCCGATCAGCGAGGCGCACTTCGAGGCGCTGCTGGCCGACGTGCGTGGCTACCTGAACGGACTCGACGACCTGTTCATCGAGGACCTCTACTGCGGCGCCGACACGGCGTACCGTCTCTCCTGCCGCTACGTCACGCCGAACGCCTGGCACGCGAACTTCGTGCGGAACATGTTCATCCGCCCGGACGTCAGCGAGCTCGCGAGCTTCGCGCCGAACTTCAGCATCCTGCACGCGCCGGAGTTCCAGGCGGACCCCGCCAAGCACGGCACGCGCACCGGCACGTTTATCGTGCTCTCGCTGAGCAAGCGGATGATCCTCATCGGCGGCACGCGCTACGCCGGCGAGCTCAAGAAGTCGATGTTCACGGTGATGAACTACCTGCTGCCCAAGCAGGGCGTGCTATCGATGCACTGCTCGGCCAATATCGGCACGGACGGCGACACGGCGCTGTTCTTCGGCCTCTCCGGCACCGGCAAGACCACGCTGTCCGCGGACCCCGAGCGCGGGCTGATCGGCGACGACGAGCACGGCTGGAGCGAGCACGGCGTGTTCAACTTCGAGGGTGGCTGCTACGCCAAGGTCATCAACCTCTCGCGCGAGCAGGAGCCCGACATCTTCGCCACGACGGAGATGTTCGGCACCATCCTCGAGAACGTGGTGCTGGAGCCGGGCAGCAAGAAGGTGGACTTCGCCTCGCAGGCCATCACCGAGAACACCCGCGCCTCGTACCCGCTGCACTACATCCGGAACCACGTGCCCAGCGGCCGCGGCAACCACCCGCAGCACGTGGTGTTCCTCACGGCCGACGCCTTCGGCGTGCTGCCGCCGATCGCCAAGCTCACCGCCGAGCAGGCGATGTACTACTTCCTCTCGGGCTACACGGCCAAGCTGGCCGGCACCGAGCGCGGCGTGACGGAGCCGCAGGCGACGTTCTCGGCCTGCTTCGGCGCCGTATTCCTCGTCTGGCACCCGACCAAGTACGCCGAGATGCTGGGCGAGCTGCTGCGCAAGCACAACTCGCAGGTCTGGCTGGTGAACACCGGCTGGAGCGGTGGTCCGTATGGCGTCGGCTCGCGGATGAAGCTGCCCTACACGCGTGCGATGGTGCGCGCGGCGCTGGCGGGCAAGCTCGACCACGTGGGGACGGTGACGGATCCCATCTTCGGCCTGCACCTGCCGGTGCACATCGACGGCGTGCCGAACGACGTGCTCAACCCCCGCAACACCTGGAAGGACTCCAAGGCCTACGACGAGCAGGCCAAGAAGCTGGCCGGCATGTTCCGCGAGAACATCAAGAAGTTCGGGGCGGCGGTGTCGGCGGATATTCTCGGCGCGGGGCCGCAGGGGTGA
- a CDS encoding NADP-dependent malic enzyme, which translates to MKREDALEYHARGRPGKIAVVPTKPLANQRDLALAYSPGVAEPCLEIKANPEDAYKYTAKGNLVAVVTNGTAVLGLGNIGALAGKPVMEGKGNLFKQFADLDVFDLEVGSEVPDDVVKFCQLLEPSVGGINLEDIKAPDCFYIEETLRKTLNIPVFHDDQHGTAIISGAALLNALEITGKDIAAVRVVFSGAGAAAISTAEHYVRLGVQREHITMCDRHGVIYAGRKDDMDPYKERFAHKTKQRTIAEALKGADVFVGLSVAGAVSGEMIAGMAERPIIFSLANPVPEILPDEVRAVRDDAIIATGRSDYPNQVNNVLGFPFIFRGALDARATTINEEMKMAATRALASLAKEDVPESVSALYGLTNVKFGPEYLIPFPFDPRVLLRVAPAVAWAAVASGVAREFIELETYRDQLESRLGRARGVMRGLAARASNAPKRVVLPEGEDPKIIRAAQQMADEGIAHPILLGRRDRIRATAEELGIALDDIAVEEPASSGHRDRYAQFLWQRRQRKGMSLVEANQRIARATTFGCVMVALGDADAVLGGLGKHYPETIKPALEVIGADRRHGLVSGLYMLVFEKHIVFFGDTTVNITPSAEQLAQIGWSAAAVARTFGIAPRVAMLSFSNFGSVRHAEAQKVADAVRMLRERDPSIVVDGEMQADTAFSPEVLASRYPFSALKDAASVLIFPNLSSGNIAYKLLTQLGGATAIGPILVGMQHPVHILEQNADVQEIVNMAAVAVIDAQTRVRGADS; encoded by the coding sequence ATGAAGCGAGAGGACGCCCTCGAGTACCACGCCCGCGGCCGCCCAGGCAAGATCGCGGTCGTACCCACCAAGCCGCTGGCCAACCAACGCGACCTCGCGTTGGCCTATTCGCCCGGCGTGGCCGAGCCCTGCCTTGAGATCAAGGCCAATCCCGAGGACGCCTACAAGTACACGGCCAAGGGCAACCTTGTCGCCGTGGTGACGAATGGCACCGCCGTGCTCGGCCTCGGCAATATCGGGGCGCTGGCCGGCAAGCCCGTGATGGAAGGCAAGGGCAACCTCTTCAAGCAGTTCGCGGACCTCGACGTGTTCGACCTTGAGGTCGGCTCCGAGGTCCCCGACGACGTCGTCAAGTTCTGCCAGCTCCTCGAGCCCAGTGTCGGCGGCATCAACCTTGAGGACATCAAGGCGCCGGACTGCTTCTACATCGAGGAGACGCTCCGCAAGACGCTGAACATCCCGGTCTTCCACGACGACCAGCACGGCACGGCCATCATCTCGGGCGCCGCGCTGCTCAACGCGCTGGAGATCACGGGCAAGGACATTGCCGCGGTGCGCGTGGTCTTCTCGGGCGCCGGTGCGGCCGCCATCTCCACGGCCGAGCACTATGTACGGCTGGGCGTCCAGCGCGAGCACATCACGATGTGCGACCGCCACGGCGTGATCTATGCCGGCCGCAAGGACGACATGGACCCGTACAAGGAGCGCTTCGCCCACAAGACGAAGCAGCGCACGATCGCCGAGGCGCTGAAGGGCGCCGACGTGTTCGTGGGCCTGTCGGTGGCGGGTGCCGTCTCTGGCGAGATGATCGCCGGGATGGCCGAGCGCCCCATCATCTTCTCGCTGGCGAACCCGGTCCCGGAAATCCTGCCGGACGAGGTCCGGGCCGTGCGCGACGATGCCATCATCGCCACCGGCCGCTCCGACTATCCGAACCAGGTCAACAACGTCCTTGGCTTCCCGTTCATCTTCCGCGGCGCGCTGGACGCCCGCGCGACGACGATCAACGAGGAAATGAAGATGGCGGCCACGCGGGCGCTGGCGTCGCTGGCCAAGGAAGACGTGCCGGAGAGCGTGAGCGCGCTCTACGGCCTCACAAACGTGAAGTTCGGCCCCGAGTACCTGATCCCCTTCCCCTTCGACCCGCGCGTGCTGCTGCGCGTGGCGCCGGCGGTGGCCTGGGCGGCCGTGGCGAGCGGCGTGGCGCGCGAGTTCATCGAGCTCGAGACCTACCGCGACCAGCTGGAGTCGCGGCTCGGCCGCGCCCGCGGCGTGATGCGTGGCTTGGCCGCGCGGGCCAGCAACGCGCCCAAGCGCGTGGTGCTGCCCGAGGGTGAGGATCCCAAGATCATCCGCGCCGCGCAGCAGATGGCCGACGAGGGAATCGCACACCCAATCTTGCTCGGCCGCCGCGACCGCATCCGGGCCACTGCCGAGGAGCTGGGCATCGCGCTCGACGACATCGCGGTCGAGGAGCCGGCGAGCAGCGGGCATCGCGACCGCTATGCGCAGTTCCTCTGGCAGCGCCGGCAGCGCAAGGGCATGTCCCTGGTGGAAGCCAACCAGCGCATCGCCCGCGCCACGACCTTCGGCTGCGTGATGGTCGCGCTCGGCGATGCCGACGCGGTGCTCGGCGGCCTCGGCAAGCACTATCCCGAGACGATCAAGCCGGCGCTCGAGGTAATTGGCGCCGACCGTCGCCACGGCCTGGTCAGCGGCCTCTACATGCTGGTGTTCGAGAAGCACATCGTGTTCTTCGGCGATACCACCGTGAACATCACGCCGAGCGCGGAGCAGCTGGCGCAGATCGGCTGGTCGGCGGCGGCCGTGGCCCGGACGTTTGGCATCGCGCCGCGCGTGGCGATGCTGTCCTTCTCGAACTTCGGCAGCGTGCGGCACGCCGAGGCGCAGAAGGTCGCCGACGCCGTGCGGATGCTGCGCGAGCGCGACCCCAGCATCGTGGTGGACGGCGAGATGCAGGCCGATACGGCGTTCAGCCCCGAGGTCTTGGCCTCGCGCTATCCGTTTTCGGCGCTCAAGGACGCCGCGAGCGTGTTGATCTTCCCGAACCTCAGCTCGGGCAACATCGCGTACAAGTTGCTCACCCAGCTGGGTGGGGCCACGGCCATCGGCCCCATCCTCGTCGGCATGCAGCACCCCGTGCATATCCTGGAGCAGAACGCCGACGTCCAGGAAATCGTGAACATGGCCGCCGTCGCCGTCATTGATGCCCAGACGCGCGTGCGCGGCGCAGACTCCTAA
- the ftsE gene encoding cell division ATP-binding protein FtsE, protein MIRFTKVSKQYERGGPALEHVSFHLRRGEFAFLTGPSGAGKSTILKLVFVEERPTSGEVRVDGRSSVALSRADVPRLRRRLGVIFQNFRLLEDRTAEQNVAFALEVTGTPANAIPQKVARALTQVGLASKAQAMPHELSGGEQQRVAIARALVNDPVVLLADEPTGNLDERASRGIFQLLREINQSGTAVLMATHDLDLVRTAGYRTLEMNKGRLVFDSASDESEEGE, encoded by the coding sequence ATGATTCGTTTTACGAAGGTCTCCAAGCAATATGAGCGCGGCGGGCCGGCGCTCGAGCACGTGTCCTTTCACCTGCGGCGTGGTGAGTTCGCGTTCCTCACGGGACCCAGCGGTGCCGGCAAGAGCACGATCCTCAAGCTGGTCTTCGTCGAGGAGCGTCCGACCTCGGGTGAGGTGCGTGTGGATGGCCGCAGCTCCGTGGCGCTGAGCCGCGCCGACGTGCCGCGCCTACGACGGCGGCTGGGCGTGATCTTCCAGAACTTCCGCCTGCTCGAGGACCGCACGGCCGAGCAGAACGTGGCCTTCGCGCTCGAGGTGACGGGCACGCCAGCGAACGCGATTCCGCAGAAGGTGGCGCGCGCGCTCACGCAGGTGGGCCTGGCATCGAAGGCGCAGGCGATGCCGCACGAGCTCTCGGGCGGCGAGCAGCAACGCGTGGCGATTGCGCGGGCACTGGTGAACGATCCCGTCGTGCTCCTGGCCGACGAACCCACGGGCAATCTCGATGAACGCGCCTCACGCGGCATCTTCCAACTGTTGCGCGAGATCAACCAGTCGGGCACGGCCGTGCTGATGGCCACGCACGACCTCGACCTCGTGCGCACTGCGGGCTACCGCACGCTGGAAATGAACAAGGGGCGGCTGGTGTTCGATTCCGCGTCCGACGAGTCGGAGGAGGGCGAGTGA
- a CDS encoding peptidoglycan DD-metalloendopeptidase family protein has translation MRRPAPRSLALASMRAALLAIAAACLLPAPIAAQRSDIPQNARQAAERIRQEQRELERLRNERNTLERRMQELQSSARDVAAERQNLERQALATARLVRSLDAQLGTLYEQLNAVNEGLVRTQDELAVKRATVRHRVNEIYKRGPLYTLEALLSAESFASLVARYKYLHLVAKRDHSLLDRVEALNAQIVAQRALLVRLQGDVEQNRREKADEESRLRRLELQRGRTLASLEQQQRRARERLDEIARDESRLTNVIAALEEARRRAEAAASARGATAPTTGRGLTTADLGRLDWPVEGDIVYRFGRVRNPNNTSFTWNGMGIGAPIGTPVKVIADGEVVTAEQLGTYGFMVIVQHGAGAYSLYGSLAEIRAPRGTKVKKGDIIGTVGQSDPDIPPRLHFEIRPEGQRPVDPLDYLRRQR, from the coding sequence ATGCGGCGCCCCGCGCCCCGCTCACTCGCACTCGCGTCGATGCGGGCCGCCCTGCTGGCGATCGCGGCGGCCTGCCTCCTCCCCGCACCGATCGCGGCGCAGCGCAGCGACATCCCCCAGAACGCGAGGCAGGCCGCGGAGCGCATCCGGCAGGAGCAGCGCGAGCTTGAGCGCCTGCGCAACGAGCGCAACACGCTCGAGCGCCGGATGCAGGAACTGCAGTCCAGCGCCCGCGACGTCGCGGCGGAGCGGCAGAACCTGGAGCGCCAGGCGCTGGCCACGGCGCGGCTAGTGCGATCTCTCGACGCGCAACTCGGCACTCTCTACGAGCAGCTCAACGCCGTCAACGAAGGCTTGGTCCGCACACAGGACGAGCTCGCGGTGAAGCGCGCCACGGTGCGCCACCGCGTCAACGAGATCTACAAGCGCGGACCGCTGTACACGCTCGAGGCGCTACTCAGCGCCGAGAGCTTCGCCTCGCTGGTGGCGCGCTACAAGTACCTGCACCTCGTGGCGAAGCGTGACCATTCGCTCCTGGATCGCGTGGAGGCGCTGAACGCGCAGATTGTCGCACAGCGGGCACTGTTGGTGCGGCTGCAGGGCGACGTGGAGCAGAACCGCCGCGAGAAGGCGGACGAGGAGTCGCGGCTGCGCCGGTTGGAACTGCAACGCGGGCGCACGCTGGCCTCACTGGAGCAGCAGCAGCGGCGGGCGCGCGAGCGGCTGGACGAGATCGCCCGCGACGAAAGCCGGCTGACCAACGTCATCGCCGCGCTGGAAGAGGCGCGGCGGCGCGCGGAGGCCGCGGCGTCGGCGCGCGGTGCGACTGCACCGACCACCGGACGCGGGCTGACCACGGCCGACCTCGGACGCCTCGACTGGCCGGTCGAGGGCGACATCGTGTATCGCTTCGGCCGCGTGCGGAATCCGAACAACACGTCCTTTACCTGGAACGGGATGGGCATCGGCGCACCGATCGGCACGCCGGTGAAGGTCATCGCCGATGGCGAGGTGGTGACGGCCGAGCAGCTCGGGACCTACGGCTTCATGGTGATCGTGCAGCACGGCGCGGGCGCGTATTCGCTGTACGGCTCGCTGGCCGAGATCCGCGCGCCACGCGGCACGAAAGTGAAGAAGGGCGATATCATCGGGACCGTGGGGCAATCCGATCCCGACATACCGCCCCGCTTGCACTTCGAGATCCGGCCCGAGGGCCAGCGGCCCGTGGACCCGCTCGACTACCTGCGCCGCCAGCGCTAG
- a CDS encoding ABC transporter permease, producing the protein MSLAIREAMRAFQRAPVLSALSVTTIAFSLFAFGLFGLVALNLRNALQQVEDRVEVRGFVAAGTPPEATAALVGDVALFPEVESVRLVTEAQALERARRELREFEDVFEAGLLPASVEVRIKPGMRDPATVEAVARRLELYDFVDDVRYGQEWVENLYRLRNIATGAGLALGATFAIVAMIIIGSTIRMAVLAREREIAIMRLVGATDGFIRAPFLIEGLVKGLMGGVLALVLTWIAFEVSGRYVMQVTYFEPSIALLGVAAGALIGLLASAMSVGRHLKKV; encoded by the coding sequence GTGAGCCTGGCCATCCGTGAGGCCATGCGGGCCTTCCAGCGCGCGCCGGTGCTGAGCGCGCTGTCGGTGACGACGATCGCCTTCTCGCTGTTCGCCTTCGGGCTCTTTGGGCTGGTCGCGCTGAACCTGCGCAACGCCCTGCAGCAGGTGGAGGACCGCGTCGAGGTGCGCGGCTTCGTCGCCGCGGGGACGCCGCCGGAGGCCACGGCCGCGCTGGTCGGCGATGTGGCCCTGTTCCCCGAAGTCGAGAGTGTCCGGCTCGTGACGGAGGCGCAGGCGCTGGAGCGCGCGCGCCGCGAGCTACGCGAGTTCGAGGACGTATTCGAGGCCGGGCTGCTGCCGGCCAGCGTCGAGGTACGGATCAAGCCAGGCATGCGTGACCCGGCCACCGTCGAGGCCGTGGCCAGGCGCCTCGAACTCTACGATTTCGTCGACGACGTACGCTACGGCCAGGAGTGGGTGGAGAATCTCTATCGGCTGCGCAATATCGCCACCGGCGCCGGCCTCGCGCTTGGCGCCACATTCGCCATCGTGGCGATGATCATCATCGGCTCGACAATTCGGATGGCGGTGCTTGCCCGAGAGCGAGAGATCGCCATCATGCGCTTGGTCGGGGCGACCGATGGATTCATCCGGGCGCCGTTTCTGATCGAAGGCCTGGTGAAGGGCCTGATGGGCGGCGTGCTCGCCTTGGTGCTGACCTGGATTGCCTTCGAAGTCTCCGGGCGCTACGTGATGCAGGTGACCTACTTCGAGCCCTCGATCGCGCTGCTCGGCGTCGCGGCCGGCGCGCTGATTGGCCTGCTGGCCAGCGCGATGTCCGTTGGGCGCCACCTGAAGAAGGTGTGA
- a CDS encoding TonB-dependent receptor, with product MSRAVLASRLALTAALAIASIPLQAQSVTVRGRVTAVATGEPLPAAIVRLVDLHREVRTHEDGSFSFGLVAPGRYQVTVQRIGYESLTRELIVSAGMDSVSLAMRASPLQLAATVVTGQVAERGAADAISSSNVLSDAKLDVRLDGTLGSTVAGTPGVSMVSMGPATARPVVRGLGGDRVLILEDGMRSGDLSNSSNDHAVAIDPVTAQKVEVVRGPMSLLYGSSALGGVVNVIRQEIPTVRFEHRHGALSTQASSVNDGASIGAFAEFPLAGFSVRTEGSLRRSGDLRTPIGRLENTQVGASGASIGVSKVNGWGHTGLSYRYFANDYGLPGGFVGAHDGGVDIAMQRHMLRSETEWHPVDGAFENVRLNLSFSDYRHQELAKSGAVGTRFQQLMTVGELVARHSGIAGGAGGAIGLRAQYRDITPSGPIRATPTVDWTLAAFAIEEFGTGPLRAQAGLRYDFARFIPLVRREIVVGSDTLPTLPRDFGAVSASVGALYALENGVRVGASLSRSYRTPDFNELYSDGPHLAAYSYDVGDPRNDQETGYGVDVFARIERQRVRGEVAAFANRLQGYLFPRNTGEPGRQAQRWKFQYTNEDATLVGAEGDIEITLREHVVLEATASYVRGVIAGDRDTIPGIGGAPDVVESAYLPLMPPLNGRVGLRHETPRWSFGGHVRWAARQTLLGDFETETPGYATLNLHAGWRFVSGDRLHAFTLRLDNLLDTEVREHLSRTKDIIPDAGRNVTLLYRVQF from the coding sequence ATGTCCCGAGCAGTCCTGGCCTCGCGCCTGGCCCTCACGGCCGCGCTGGCCATCGCTTCCATACCACTGCAGGCCCAATCCGTCACCGTCCGCGGGCGCGTCACGGCCGTGGCCACCGGCGAACCCTTGCCTGCGGCAATCGTCCGGCTCGTGGACCTGCATCGCGAGGTTCGAACCCACGAGGACGGCAGCTTCTCCTTCGGCCTCGTCGCGCCGGGTCGCTACCAAGTCACCGTGCAGCGCATTGGCTACGAGTCGCTGACGCGGGAGCTCATCGTCAGCGCCGGGATGGATTCCGTGTCATTGGCGATGCGAGCGTCCCCATTGCAGCTCGCCGCCACCGTCGTGACCGGACAGGTGGCGGAGCGGGGGGCCGCCGACGCCATCAGCAGCAGCAACGTCCTGAGTGACGCCAAGCTGGACGTCCGACTCGACGGCACGCTCGGCTCCACTGTCGCCGGCACCCCGGGCGTGTCGATGGTCTCGATGGGTCCAGCCACCGCGCGGCCGGTCGTTCGCGGGCTCGGCGGCGACCGCGTGCTGATCCTCGAGGACGGCATGCGCAGCGGAGACCTCTCCAATAGCTCGAACGATCACGCGGTGGCCATCGATCCGGTCACGGCGCAGAAGGTCGAGGTCGTGCGCGGGCCGATGTCCCTGTTGTATGGATCGAGCGCGCTGGGCGGCGTGGTGAACGTCATTCGCCAGGAGATCCCCACCGTACGCTTCGAGCACCGGCACGGCGCGCTCAGCACGCAGGCGAGTTCAGTCAACGATGGCGCGTCGATCGGCGCCTTCGCCGAGTTTCCGCTGGCTGGGTTCTCCGTGCGCACTGAAGGCAGCTTGCGCCGCTCTGGTGACCTGCGGACGCCGATTGGCCGGCTGGAGAACACCCAGGTCGGGGCCAGCGGCGCATCCATCGGTGTCTCGAAGGTGAATGGATGGGGGCACACGGGCCTGTCGTATCGCTACTTCGCCAACGACTACGGGCTCCCCGGCGGTTTCGTCGGCGCGCACGACGGCGGCGTGGACATCGCGATGCAGCGGCACATGCTCCGCAGCGAGACTGAGTGGCACCCGGTGGATGGCGCCTTCGAGAACGTGCGGCTCAACCTGTCCTTCTCGGACTACCGGCACCAGGAGCTCGCGAAGTCCGGCGCGGTCGGCACGCGCTTTCAGCAGCTGATGACCGTCGGTGAGCTTGTGGCGCGGCACTCGGGCATCGCGGGGGGCGCGGGTGGTGCCATCGGCCTGCGTGCGCAGTACCGCGACATCACGCCGAGCGGCCCGATCCGGGCCACGCCGACGGTGGACTGGACGCTTGCCGCCTTCGCAATCGAGGAGTTCGGCACGGGTCCGCTGCGTGCGCAGGCGGGGCTGCGCTACGACTTCGCGCGATTCATCCCGTTGGTGCGACGCGAGATCGTGGTCGGCAGCGATACGCTGCCCACGCTTCCGCGCGACTTCGGTGCGGTCTCGGCGTCCGTCGGCGCATTGTACGCGCTCGAGAATGGCGTTCGCGTCGGGGCCAGCCTGAGCCGCTCCTACCGCACGCCGGACTTCAACGAGCTCTACTCCGACGGCCCGCACCTGGCGGCGTACTCATATGACGTAGGCGATCCGCGCAACGACCAGGAGACCGGCTACGGCGTCGACGTCTTCGCGCGCATCGAGCGCCAGCGCGTCCGCGGCGAGGTGGCGGCCTTCGCGAACCGCTTGCAGGGATATCTCTTCCCCCGCAACACCGGCGAGCCCGGCCGCCAGGCGCAGCGCTGGAAGTTCCAGTACACCAACGAGGACGCGACGCTGGTGGGCGCCGAGGGTGACATCGAGATCACGCTGCGGGAACACGTGGTGCTCGAGGCCACGGCGAGCTACGTGCGTGGAGTGATTGCCGGCGACCGCGACACCATTCCCGGCATCGGAGGCGCACCGGACGTGGTCGAGTCCGCCTACCTGCCGCTGATGCCGCCGTTGAACGGGCGCGTGGGCCTACGGCACGAGACGCCGCGTTGGTCATTCGGTGGCCACGTCCGCTGGGCAGCGCGCCAGACCCTGCTCGGGGACTTCGAGACCGAGACGCCGGGCTACGCGACGCTGAACCTGCACGCCGGCTGGCGCTTCGTCTCCGGCGACCGCCTCCACGCGTTCACGCTGCGACTGGACAACCTGTTGGACACGGAGGTGCGGGAGCACCTCTCGCGCACGAAGGACATCATCCCGGACGCGGGGCGCAACGTGACGTTGCTCTACCGCGTGCAGTTCTGA
- a CDS encoding PLP-dependent transferase translates to MTPKPKSPSVATLAIHGARESHQPGTPVVEPLVQSVNHVQAFGTTDNLKYTRYGNTPNAERLQKRLALLDGAEASLVLSSGMAATACALLALLRPGDHLLCSQYIYGGTHRLLTEEFARMGIEVQFVDPWEQRVWRRHLRKETRAIFVESPVNPTCRVLDIKPISTVTRNSGVALVVDSTFASPVNFRPIEHGADVVIHSATKYLNGHHDVLAGVVSGSEPYIEEVLQKEMLWGQTPDPFALWLLERGLKTLDVRVQRANESAMAIAQWAEKRKDITAVHYPGLASHPDHAVAKSTLDGFGGMLALELKGGGKAADRFLRKLKLVTHAPSLGGVDTLVSEPRYTSHAKMSSAERAKLGIPDGFLRVSVGLEAVDDLIADLEQALK, encoded by the coding sequence ATGACGCCGAAGCCCAAGTCACCTTCCGTCGCCACCCTCGCCATCCACGGCGCCCGCGAGTCGCACCAGCCGGGCACGCCCGTGGTCGAGCCGCTGGTCCAGAGCGTGAATCACGTCCAGGCCTTCGGCACCACCGACAACCTCAAGTACACGCGCTACGGCAACACGCCAAACGCCGAGCGCCTGCAGAAGCGGCTGGCACTGCTTGATGGCGCCGAGGCCTCGCTGGTTCTCTCCAGCGGGATGGCGGCCACTGCCTGCGCCTTGCTCGCACTGCTGCGCCCAGGCGACCACTTGCTTTGCTCGCAGTACATCTACGGCGGTACGCATCGCCTGCTCACCGAGGAGTTCGCGCGGATGGGCATCGAGGTGCAGTTCGTGGATCCCTGGGAGCAGCGCGTCTGGCGCCGGCATCTGCGCAAGGAGACGCGCGCGATCTTCGTCGAGTCGCCGGTGAACCCCACCTGCCGCGTGCTCGACATCAAGCCGATCTCCACGGTGACGCGGAACTCGGGCGTGGCGCTGGTCGTGGACTCGACCTTTGCCAGCCCGGTGAACTTCCGACCCATCGAGCACGGCGCGGACGTCGTGATCCATTCGGCGACCAAGTATCTCAACGGGCACCACGACGTGCTGGCCGGTGTTGTCAGCGGCTCCGAGCCCTACATCGAGGAAGTGCTGCAGAAGGAGATGCTCTGGGGCCAGACACCGGATCCCTTCGCGCTGTGGCTGCTGGAGCGCGGGCTCAAGACGCTCGACGTGCGCGTGCAGCGCGCCAACGAGTCGGCGATGGCGATCGCGCAGTGGGCGGAGAAGCGCAAGGACATCACCGCCGTGCATTACCCCGGCTTGGCGTCGCACCCGGACCACGCCGTGGCCAAGTCCACGCTTGACGGTTTCGGCGGAATGCTGGCGCTGGAGCTCAAGGGCGGCGGCAAGGCGGCCGACCGCTTCCTGCGCAAGCTGAAGCTGGTCACCCACGCCCCGAGCCTCGGCGGCGTGGACACCTTGGTCAGCGAGCCGCGCTACACCTCGCACGCCAAGATGTCGTCGGCAGAACGGGCCAAGCTGGGCATCCCGGACGGCTTCCTGCGCGTCAGCGTTGGCCTCGAGGCGGTCGACGACCTGATTGCCGACCTCGAACAGGCGCTCAAGTAG